The Mustela lutreola isolate mMusLut2 chromosome 3, mMusLut2.pri, whole genome shotgun sequence genome includes a region encoding these proteins:
- the CUL3 gene encoding cullin-3 isoform X2: MLTLITWCPPDFSTVKVREDVLNSLNNNFLQTLNQAWNDHQTAMVMIRDILMYMDRVYVQQNNVENVYNLGLIIFRDQVVRYGCIRDHLRQTLLDMIARERKGEVVDRGAIRNACQMLMILGLEGRSVYEEDFEAPFLEMSAEFFQMESQKFLAENSASVYIKKVEARINEEIERVMHCLDKSTEEPIVKVVERELISKHMKTIVEMENSGLVHMLKNGKTEDLACMYKLFSRVPNGLKTMCECMSSYLREQGKALVSEEGEGKNPVDYIQGLLDLKSRFDRFLQESFNNDRLFKQTIAGDFEYFLNLNSRSPEYLSLFIDDKLKKGVKGLTEQEVETILDKAMVLFRFMQEKDVFERYYKQHLARRLLTNKSVSDDSEKNMISKLKTECGCQFTSKLEGMFRDMSISNTTMDEFRQHLQATGVSLGGVDLTVRVLTTGYWPTQSATPKCNIPPAPRHAFEIFRRFYLAKHSGRQLTLQHHMGSADLNATFYGPVKKEDGSEVGVGGAQVTGSNTRKHILQVSTFQMTILMLFNNREKYTFEEIQQETDIPERELVRALQSLACGKPTQRVLTKEPKSKEIENGHIFTVNDQFTSKLHRVKIQTVAAKQGESDPERKETRQKVDDDRKHEIEAAIVRIMKSRKKMQHNVLVAEVTQQLKARFLPSPVVIKKRIEGLIEREYLARTPEDRKVYTYVA, translated from the exons GACCGTGTATATGTACAACAAAATAATGTGGAGAATGTCTACAATTTGGGATTAATTATTTTTCGCGATCAAGTTGTACGTTATGGGTGTATTAGGGATCACCTACGACAAACGCTATTGGACATGATTGCAAGAGAGCGGAAAGGAGAAGTTGTAGATCG AGGCGCAATAAGAAATGCTTGCCAGATGCTAATGATTTTAGGTCTTGAAGGACGATCCGTCTATGAAGAAGATTTTGAGGCTCCTTTTTTGGAAATGTCTGCAGAATTTTTTCAG ATGGAAAGCCAGAAATTTTTAGCAGAAAACAGTGCTTCAGTATATATAAAGAAAGTAGAAGCTAGaattaatgaagaaatagaacGGGTGATGCACTGCCTTGACAAATCAACTGAAGAGCCAATAGTAAAGGTGGTTGAGAGGGAGCTCATTTCCAAGCACATGAAAACCATagtagaaatggaaaattctgGGCTAGTACATATGttgaaaaatggaaagacagaag ACCTCGCTTGCATGTACAAGTTATTTAGTCGTGTGCCAAATGGCTTGAAAACAATGTGTGAGTGTATGAGTTCCTATTTGAGGGAGCAAGGTAAAGCCCTTGTTTCTGAGGAAGGCGAAGGAAAGAATCCTGTTGACTATATCCAG GGCTTATTGGATCTGAAGAGTAGGTTTGATCGCTTCCTCCAGGAATCGTTCAATAATGACCGGCTCTTTAAACAAACTATTGCGGGTGACTTTGAGTATTTTCTCAACCTCAACTCCAGGTCCCCTGAATACCTCTCATTATTTATTGATGATAAGCTGAAGAAGGGAGTCAAAGGG CTAACGGAacaagaagtagaaacaatattGGATAAGGCAATGGTCCTTTTTAGGTTTATGCAAGAAAAAGATGTATTTGAACGTTATTATAAACAACACTTGGCAAGGAGACTTCTCACAAATAAAAGTGTTTCTGATGACTCTGAAAAAAATATGATATCTAAGTTAAAG ACTGAATGCGGATGTCAGTTCACTTCAAAACTGGAAGGAATGTTTAGGGATATGAGCATCTCAAACACAACTATGGATGAATTCAGGCAGCATCTACAGGCAACTGGG GTATCTTTAGGTGGTGTTGATCTCACAGTCCGGGTGCTCACAACAGGATATTGGCCCACTCAGTCAGCCACACCAAAGTGTAACATCCCGCCAGCACCAAGACATGCTTTTGAGATATTCAGAAG GTTTTACTTAGCCAAACACAGTGGTCGACAGCTCACACTCCAGCATCATATGGGTTCTGCAGATCTCAATGCTACATTTTATGGACCagttaaaaag gaAGATGGATCCGAAGTTGGTGTTGGAGGAGCACAAGTAACTGGCTCTAATACGCGGAAGCACATATTGCAGGTCTCCACTTTCCAGATGACCATATTAATGCTctttaataatagagaaaaatacaCGTTTGAG GAAATTCAACAAGAGACGGATATCCCCGAAAGAGAACTTGTTAGAGCTCTGCAGTCCCTTGCCTGTGGTAAACCAACCCAGCGGGTTCTTACGAAAGAGCCCAAgtccaaggaaatagaaaatggcCACATATTCACAGTTAATGATCAGTTCACATCCAAACTACACAGAGTCAAGATTCAAACAG TTGCTGCCAAACAAGGTGAATCTGacccagaaaggaaagaaacgaGGCAGAAAGTGGATGACGACAGAAAACATGAGATAGAAGCTGCTATTGTGCGGATAATGAAATCCAGAAAGAAGATGCAGCACAATGTATTAGTAGCAGAG gTAACTCAGCAATTGAAGGCTCGATTCTTACCAAGTCCAGTTGTTATTAAGAAACGTATTGAAGGACTTATTGAGAGAGAGTATTTGGCACGAACACCTGAGGATCGCAAAGTATACACATATGTAGCATAA